AAAAAACCGACGGTTTGGCATACACAAATACAACTTTTGCGAATTTAATATATTGATTTATAGCTAATTATGATTAAAGTTAATCAACAGAAATATCGACGGAAATGAGCGGGGAATTTTACACTCAAATTGCTGCAATGGAGCCCTTGTTTCCAAAAGCGGCTGGCAGTGCATTAGCTGATCTGACTTGTGAGGTCATCCACAAGGCGGGCGCGCTTTCAGCGCAGTTGCCATCATCAATCGTCCGTGCCCGCATTGCGGTTGTCGTTCGGGAGATGGACAGTTATTACTCGAACCTAATCGAAGGTCACAAAACTTTGCCGCGAGATATTGAAAGAGCCATGCGCGGCGATTACTCGCCCAGCCCCATCAAGCGGAATAACCAGTATCTGAATCGCGCGCACATAGAAGTGGAACAACTTATGACCGAACGCCTTCAACGCGAGCCGGAATTATCCATTCATTCCGTGGAGTTTCTTTGCTGGTTGCATCGCGAATTTTTTTCACGACTGCCGGAAGATTTACATTTCAGCGAAGACAAGAGCGGACGGAAATATCGCATCGAACCAGGCGCTTTGCGAACCTTTGAGGTAAGTGTCGGCGGGCATCAACCGCCGCATCACGCCGCCTTGCCAAAAATGCTCGAACGGCTCGCGAGCTTTTATGGAGGTCCGCAAATTTTATCCACCAGCCAGCTTGTGGCACTGGCGGCGGCGCATCATCGGATGGCATGGATACACCCCTTCGGGGATGGCAACGGACGTGTGACGCGCCTGCATTCGCACGCGTGGCTCCTGCGGTGCAAGGTTGGCAGTGAAGGCTTATGGACACTATCGCGCGGGCTTGCCCGTCATCGGAAAGAATATTACGCAAACCTTCACCACGCCGATCAAAGACGCTGGAATGATTTGGATGGCCGGGGAAATCTATCGGACCGCGCGCTAGGTGATTTTTGTTTGTTTATGTTGAAAACGATGATTGATCAAATTGGTTTCATGGCCGAGTTGTTGCAGTTGCAAAACTTAGGCACGCGCATCGAGCGCTATGTGCATTTCGAAATGCCGAAATTGGACGGAAGAACGCGCGGCCGCCTGATACGACTCCTTAAAGCGGCGTTAACGGAAGGTGAAATTGAGCGCGGACGCGTTGGAGAAGTTGTGGGTTTGCAAGGCACTGCGGCGCGCGCCATCATACGCCTGGCCTTGAAGGAAGAACTGCTGGATTCGCCGAGTGAAAAGGGCGTGCTTTCGCTAGTGTTCACGTCAAAG
This region of Verrucomicrobiia bacterium genomic DNA includes:
- a CDS encoding Fic family protein; the protein is MEPLFPKAAGSALADLTCEVIHKAGALSAQLPSSIVRARIAVVVREMDSYYSNLIEGHKTLPRDIERAMRGDYSPSPIKRNNQYLNRAHIEVEQLMTERLQREPELSIHSVEFLCWLHREFFSRLPEDLHFSEDKSGRKYRIEPGALRTFEVSVGGHQPPHHAALPKMLERLASFYGGPQILSTSQLVALAAAHHRMAWIHPFGDGNGRVTRLHSHAWLLRCKVGSEGLWTLSRGLARHRKEYYANLHHADQRRWNDLDGRGNLSDRALGDFCLFMLKTMIDQIGFMAELLQLQNLGTRIERYVHFEMPKLDGRTRGRLIRLLKAALTEGEIERGRVGEVVGLQGTAARAIIRLALKEELLDSPSEKGVLSLVFTSKTLESYFPKLYQDLPVEAA